Genomic segment of Paenibacillus polymyxa:
GAACATGGCCCGCCATGCCGTTACCACCCAAAATAAGCAGCTTCATTTGATGAACCCCCCGCTTTGGAGTATGCTGCGAATCTCCTCTTTCGACATCAAATTAAACTCCGAACTAAAGCTGCTGAATGACACGGGAGGGCACTGATTATAGCGGTCCTTTAATTGAGGAATATTCAGCGTTGGGAGAATGACCAAATATTGCTCGTCATAGACTACCGTCGTCAGGCTTTCAAAGTCACTCATCAAAATCTCATGAATTTTCTCGCCGGGACGCACACCTTTTTCTACAATTTCTACGTTTTCCACACCTGAATCCTCAATGAGCACCTCAGCCAAGTCCAAAATACGGCAGGTTGGCATGGTCATGATAAAAATTTCCCCGCCGACACTTTCCACCGAGGCTTTGAACAGGAGACTGATCGCATCACGCAAGGTCAGGAAGAAGCGGGTCATGTTCATATCTGTGATCGAAACCTTGCCTTTTTGGCGAATCTGGCTTTGGAACAGATGCACCACGCTTCCGTTGGTGCCCAAAACATTACCGCCGCGCACCGTCACGAAACGTGTATCACTATTCAGCAGATTGGCGTAAACAATCAGTTTTTCTCCAATCGCCTTCGTCATACCGTAAAAATTGGACGGATTCGCGGCCTTGTCAGTCGATATATAAATGACTTTCTTTACCTGATTGGCAACAGCGGCCTCGATCACGTTTTGGGTGCCTACGACATTGGTTTTGAGTGCCTCGTAGGGCTGATCTTCACAGACGGGAACGTGTTTGAGCGCTGCCAAATGAAATACATAGTCTACTCCTTGACAAGCGGTGGTCAGCGCATCCTTATCCCGAATATCTCCAATACAGAAGCTGAGCCGTTCATCCTCAAACTGCCTGTTCATTGCAACCTGACTGGATTCTCCGCGTGAAAAGATAATGACCTCTTTGGGGTTACGCGGCAGTAACTGGGTAACCAGCTCATGCCCCCAGGAGCCGGTACCGCCGGTAACCAAGATACGTTGGTTTTCAAACATGCCGTTTCCCTCCAAGCAGAAATTTAACTACCTTATCCGACACATCTTCCGCCAGATAGCCCGTGGGACATTGCCACTTATGGGTCATCCCGGTCATTATGGCTACCGCGTTTGCTATAACCTCGCCATCAAGACCAGACACGATATTGCTACCGCAATCTACCGTTTCCGGCCGTTCGGTCGTCCGGCGCATCGTAACCGTCGGCACCCCCATGACGCAGCATTCTTCCTGTACGGTACCACTGTCCGTCAAAGCGCAGCGGGCATGCCGCTCCAGCAGAACGAAGTCAAAAAAACCGAACGGTTCGTGAAATTCCACTAGCGGATCAAGCTGGATCGGCGGGTGGCTTGCGATTCGGGCGGCAGTGCGGGGATGAATACTGCAAATGACCCGCTGCCCGAACTGCTGGGCTACCCGGTTAAGACCATCTAAAATAGCCAGCAAATGCGGTGGATGGTCCACATTTTCAGCTCTGTGGGCAGTGACCAGGAAATATTCTCCCGGCGACAGTCCCAACTTTTTCAAAATTCCACTGCTCGATACCTCTTTCTTATAGTGCTGCATCACTTCGTAGATCGGATTTCCAGTCAGTATAATTCGTTGGCTTGGGAAGCCTTCGCGTAGTAGGTGCTGCTTGCTTTGCTCCGTATAAGGCATATTAATGGTAGATATCGCATCAATGACACGCCGGTTCTTCTCCTCCGGCACATCCAGATCATAACAGCGGTTCCCCGCCTCCATATGCACGACCGGATAACCCATACGTTCCGCAAGTAAGGCACATAAAGCGCTGTTCGTATCACCGAGCAATAGCACATGATCGGGGCGTTCCTTGTTTAAAATATCCTCCATCTGCGAGTACATGGCGGACAACTGTTTGCCCAGTGTCCCCGCTTTCTCCTGAAGTACATAATCCGGGGCACGCAGTCCCAGTTCGCGAAAGAACTGCCCGCTCAGGCTTTCGGTGTAATTTTGGCCCGTATGCACAAGCACATGTTCATCTGCATGGCGGTCCAGCTTCGGAATGATCAGGCTGAGCCGTATAATCTCCGGTCTTGTGCCGAGCACGGTCAATATTTTCATGGTTTTGGAACCCACCTTTGCTGTCGTTGTTTCATTGAATTGTGGCGTTCAATGAAGGATAGCCATCCAGCAGACTGGCTGTGCTCCAGCTTAACGTCATCTCAACGGTCCGGCGTAGGTTCACCCGGACCGTTGTTTTGTATGCTGTCCAGCCTTGAGCGTGACTCGCTTCTGCTTGTGCGTATTGTGTCGCCGTGACCGGTGCTTGAATTTCCGCTTGAGTTTCTGT
This window contains:
- the wecB gene encoding non-hydrolyzing UDP-N-acetylglucosamine 2-epimerase; translation: MKILTVLGTRPEIIRLSLIIPKLDRHADEHVLVHTGQNYTESLSGQFFRELGLRAPDYVLQEKAGTLGKQLSAMYSQMEDILNKERPDHVLLLGDTNSALCALLAERMGYPVVHMEAGNRCYDLDVPEEKNRRVIDAISTINMPYTEQSKQHLLREGFPSQRIILTGNPIYEVMQHYKKEVSSSGILKKLGLSPGEYFLVTAHRAENVDHPPHLLAILDGLNRVAQQFGQRVICSIHPRTAARIASHPPIQLDPLVEFHEPFGFFDFVLLERHARCALTDSGTVQEECCVMGVPTVTMRRTTERPETVDCGSNIVSGLDGEVIANAVAIMTGMTHKWQCPTGYLAEDVSDKVVKFLLGGKRHV
- a CDS encoding polysaccharide biosynthesis protein, encoding MFENQRILVTGGTGSWGHELVTQLLPRNPKEVIIFSRGESSQVAMNRQFEDERLSFCIGDIRDKDALTTACQGVDYVFHLAALKHVPVCEDQPYEALKTNVVGTQNVIEAAVANQVKKVIYISTDKAANPSNFYGMTKAIGEKLIVYANLLNSDTRFVTVRGGNVLGTNGSVVHLFQSQIRQKGKVSITDMNMTRFFLTLRDAISLLFKASVESVGGEIFIMTMPTCRILDLAEVLIEDSGVENVEIVEKGVRPGEKIHEILMSDFESLTTVVYDEQYLVILPTLNIPQLKDRYNQCPPVSFSSFSSEFNLMSKEEIRSILQSGGFIK